The nucleotide sequence AGACAGCGACCCAGGTAGGCATGCCCGGTTGCCATCGAGGGGCGTGCTTCGAGTTGCTGACGATATGCACTGGTCGCGGATTCAAAAATAGTCTGTGCAGCAGCGCCACCCAATAGTATTGCGAGGCGTTCACGTGCCTGCCCCAGCGATTCCCATGCAGCTTCGTAATTCTTATCCAGTTGCGTAGCCTGCAGGGCGTCGTTGATGGCATCCTGGTACATCTGCTGCCGCTGATTTTCCGCAATGGGTGTGTAATCACCCAGCATCGATTTGGCCAGGCTGCGATTGCTGCGAAAGATGGCAAGTACACGATCGCGCGGGTTCACGGATTCAGCAATCTGAATGGCCTTGTCGTACGCAGCGATGGAGTCATTCAGGGTTTGCCGCAATTCGGTTTCGTTGTTCCCTTGTGCCAGTTGGTAATACCTGGCAATGCCCATGAGATTCCACCCGCCAGCAAAGGTGGGGTCTGCTTGTGTTGCTGCATTTGCATTCGTGGTAATGGCTGCAATATCCGCTGCCGAAAGGCTCCATAGTCTGTTCAGGCACTGCCCCTGACCAGTCAGATACTCAGCCCTGGTACGCCCAGAACCCGGATACAGTTTGAGGGCTTGTCCGTAGGCATCAGCAGCAACACGCAGCGCCGGCTTATTGCCTAGCTCAGGCCAGTTTTCATAGGGCGTATCAAAAATCAATTCGCCCTGGGCGGCATAGATCGTTGCGAGTTGGGCATGCTGCCCGGACTTCAGCTTGGTAGTTGCTGCCAACTGCTGTGCAGGCCTGAGAATGCGTTCATACAGTGTCAGCGGGCTGGTGGCTTCAAACATGGTTCGATGAGCTTTAATGAACTGCCATGTCTGTGCGTAGTAATCGATTGCCTGATCATTCAGCTTGGACCTTTGAGCAGATTCTGCCTGTTTCAGCTTGAGGCTGGTTAACAGCACCGGCCCCTGGGGCATCTTGAGTATTTCATCCTGCCAGGGCGACGTGAGCAGAGGTTGCAACTCATCTGGATGCTTGGGAATCGGGTTTTGGATTGCAGCCAACAGGCTTAACATCAGGTGTGATGTGTTTTTACCAATAAATCGTTCTGCGGTGGGCAGCCAGGCCGGTATTGGAGCCGCTACTTGCGCACTCAGTGCCTGCACATCGGTGACGTAATTCACCCGCTCAGCAGCTTTCTCGAAAATGGTCAAAGCCCGGTCACGACGAAAACCGGTGAGCGAGATGTCTCGTTTCAGTGATTCTTCCAATGCAGTAACCGCACGCTTGGGATCATTCATTTCCTGCCAGAAGCGTGCCTGCACGTAATGAGTGTATGCCGTCGGTGCATTCAAGGTGTTCATCTGCTTAAGCCAGTGATCGGCCTGCTGCAGATTTTTGTTTTCACCTTCCATCATGCATTCGGCACGAAATGCAAACAGCTTGCTTGAATAGGCACTGGCTGGCACCTGTTCGAGTTCGCGGTAATTCTTACTGAAGATAACCGGTTGATTGGCATTGGCTATCACACTGTCTAAGCGAGCCTGAAGGAAACTGGGGAACCCCGGCTCCTGGATATTCTTGCCCAGCACAAAAACAGGTGTTGGAACCGGAATGGGTTTCGTTGCGACCGGAGGCGGGGCAAGCAATTCCGGTGGCTTGGTTATGGGCGGTGCGGGCTGTTGATTGTTCGTTGCAATGATGTCAGGAGTCTTGTTCGTCGTAACATTGGTAGTGGGCTCAATTTTCTCTTCTACGTACAGTGGCCCGACAAACTCGCCCGTTCTGTTGCGGTCTATCACATTGGTTGCAAGTGCAGGCTGAGTAGCCTGAGCAATGGAACTTTCGGGAGATTTGTCCAGTAGCTGATTAACCAGCAATGCCATGCCGATGCCAACAGCAAAAACGCCAGCCAGTGGAATCAGGATTTTCCGCAGTGGACCCTTCTCATTGACTGTCTGTACGGTTTCCTTCTCCGTGGCACCCTGGATTACAGGACGTATTTCCGGCTGCGTATCGAGGTTGGCGTCCACTTCGGAAGGCGTCTTCAGAGGTGCAGGGTACACTTCATGCGGTTGCAGCATGACTGGCATCGTCGTATGCTCATCACGCGTTTTCACAGCAGGCCGTGCAGGTTCTTTCTGGACAGGTTCAGCCTTTCGCGCTGGTGGGGCAGGTGGCGGAGCATCATCGAGATCGAAACCATCCTCTTCTACTGAGTGCATTAATTCGCCATTGGCGGGCACTGCTTTCACCAGTGCATTGATAAACGCCTGGCATGATTCAAACCGTTCTTCAGGAAGTACGCTGGTGGCTCGTGCAATCACCATGCGCTCAGCTTTCAACAATCGTTCCAGATCGAGTTGGCCTTCCAGTTGCCTCATCATCTGATCGTACGCTGAGCAATCAGGCCCGTAAGGCAACTGACCGGTTCGCAACTGATAGTAAGTGATGGCCATCGAGTACTGATCAGACCATCGAGTGACTTTGCCTCGAAGCACTTCTGGCGCAGCATAGTGGAAGGTGAACCCGACAGAATCCTGCTTGATCTCGGCAACAATGTTTTCAGTTTCCAGCACTTTCGCCAGGCCGAAATCGGTCAGCTTGACAACATCATTGGCCAGCATGATGTTGTCAGGCTTCACATCACGATGTTGGATGGAAACCAGTCGATCACCCAGTTTATGTCGGGGCTGATTGAGGTAATCCAGCGCCTGGGCCACTTGCTTCATGTAACCCAGCAATTCCTGGGCAGGTATGCCAGGCTTGCCTTCTTCCTGGTACTTTTCCATCACCTGCGTCAGGTTGCGATCTGCCAATCTGGTTGCAATCACCAGCGTGGCTGGCGTCGGCGAACCCGCATGGCCTCGCAACTCGTCCGGTATCGGCTGGCCATGCCGATCCAGCAACCAGTAGGCTCGCAGTTCCATCAGACTGTTGTGATGGATGTGCTGAATAATCTCGAGTGCGCGATATTCCTGTTTGCCTCGGCCGCCAACACGATCAAGATCCTTGATGATCTTGAGTGCAATGGGAACACGGCCTGGCGCCTGTGCTTCCCAGACTTCGCCATACGCGCCACGACCCAGCAGCGATACCAGCTTGTGCCCTGGCACAATTTCGCGGTTGGGTTCGATCACCAGGTTATCCTGCTGAACCGATCCAGCCCGTTCGATCGCCCTGCGGAGTTCGCGTGCCAGATCCTGACAGTTGGCAAACCGGGCTTCAGGTCTTCGACTGGCTGCCCTGCGAATCACCTGTTGTTCTGCCGTGCTCAGTTGCGAGAGATCCAGCCTGCCTTCGAGTGCCTCAGTCAGAATGACATTGGTTTCATTCATCGAAAAGGGCAGGGTGCCTGTGCGCAGGAAATAATAGGTAATCGCCAATGAATATTGATCGCTGTAAGGACTGGGCACGCCGGTTTCCAGCATTTCCGGCGATGTGAACCCAATGGACACTCCCGGATGCGAAGAGTTTCGAAGTTCTCCCAGTACATGTGACAGCCCATAGTCACATACCTGTACCGCACCTCCGACGATAAGAATGTTCTGGGGCTTGATGTCGCAATGCGGAAGCGACCTGAGACCTTTGCCCAGATCATGTTTAGCAGCATTCAAATGATCAATCGCTCGCGAAGCATCTTCAAAGTAGCTGATCAACTCCACACTTGGTATGCCCGTTTCCCCCTGTGCTTGGCACTCCTTCAATTGGTCAAGCAGGCTACGCTCACCCAGGCCCATGGCAACATAAAGGGCTTCGGGTTGTTCCGATTTGATGTCCAGAGAGAAGTCACCCAGCGTGTGGGTACTATCACTGGGGCTAAATGGATTCTTTGAAGGTCTTTCCTTCTTGCGGGCATCGTTCGCCGAGACGTAGCCTTCATCATCCCGAATCCACATGGCGAGAATCGGGCACAGATTTGGATGGCGGATTTTCTTGATCAGTTCCACCGAACGCAGATCGGTGAAGCCGGGTTTGTCTTTGAGCTTGATGATTTTGAATGCGAC is from Planctomycetia bacterium and encodes:
- a CDS encoding protein kinase; the protein is MMHKLYFATYRPDSVDVMPRAFQQGDEPVRGYRLVKFLGKGGYGDVWQASGPGGTEVAFKIIKLKDKPGFTDLRSVELIKKIRHPNLCPILAMWIRDDEGYVSANDARKKERPSKNPFSPSDSTHTLGDFSLDIKSEQPEALYVAMGLGERSLLDQLKECQAQGETGIPSVELISYFEDASRAIDHLNAAKHDLGKGLRSLPHCDIKPQNILIVGGAVQVCDYGLSHVLGELRNSSHPGVSIGFTSPEMLETGVPSPYSDQYSLAITYYFLRTGTLPFSMNETNVILTEALEGRLDLSQLSTAEQQVIRRAASRRPEARFANCQDLARELRRAIERAGSVQQDNLVIEPNREIVPGHKLVSLLGRGAYGEVWEAQAPGRVPIALKIIKDLDRVGGRGKQEYRALEIIQHIHHNSLMELRAYWLLDRHGQPIPDELRGHAGSPTPATLVIATRLADRNLTQVMEKYQEEGKPGIPAQELLGYMKQVAQALDYLNQPRHKLGDRLVSIQHRDVKPDNIMLANDVVKLTDFGLAKVLETENIVAEIKQDSVGFTFHYAAPEVLRGKVTRWSDQYSMAITYYQLRTGQLPYGPDCSAYDQMMRQLEGQLDLERLLKAERMVIARATSVLPEERFESCQAFINALVKAVPANGELMHSVEEDGFDLDDAPPPAPPARKAEPVQKEPARPAVKTRDEHTTMPVMLQPHEVYPAPLKTPSEVDANLDTQPEIRPVIQGATEKETVQTVNEKGPLRKILIPLAGVFAVGIGMALLVNQLLDKSPESSIAQATQPALATNVIDRNRTGEFVGPLYVEEKIEPTTNVTTNKTPDIIATNNQQPAPPITKPPELLAPPPVATKPIPVPTPVFVLGKNIQEPGFPSFLQARLDSVIANANQPVIFSKNYRELEQVPASAYSSKLFAFRAECMMEGENKNLQQADHWLKQMNTLNAPTAYTHYVQARFWQEMNDPKRAVTALEESLKRDISLTGFRRDRALTIFEKAAERVNYVTDVQALSAQVAAPIPAWLPTAERFIGKNTSHLMLSLLAAIQNPIPKHPDELQPLLTSPWQDEILKMPQGPVLLTSLKLKQAESAQRSKLNDQAIDYYAQTWQFIKAHRTMFEATSPLTLYERILRPAQQLAATTKLKSGQHAQLATIYAAQGELIFDTPYENWPELGNKPALRVAADAYGQALKLYPGSGRTRAEYLTGQGQCLNRLWSLSAADIAAITTNANAATQADPTFAGGWNLMGIARYYQLAQGNNETELRQTLNDSIAAYDKAIQIAESVNPRDRVLAIFRSNRSLAKSMLGDYTPIAENQRQQMYQDAINDALQATQLDKNYEAAWESLGQARERLAILLGGAAAQTIFESATSAYRQQLEARPSMATGHAYLGRCLLRWALNDKNDAARLEQSFRALQKAIKLDPDLAEAQFWLGRYYLIKNDAGRAVDAFYQATQHASLGSNLLSQAISLLQDQPLVLVPLLNRYIPADRAQCNLSHASPLIVRSNLIRRSISQATPWEEVQKQLQNSRLDAQTALRLLPAQQVKMQADALEASATANLVLFARAGADQGKADYRKATMNDIRALLKTKQVTNGSWELASYQARFLDQDAIDAGEEQAKALRQEAIEALDVALVQAPQDQRDPLRRLRNDIQSRLR